Sequence from the Paenibacillus tundrae genome:
CTCGGATGAATATGCTGACCCTTGAACAGATCGAGGAGCGGTTAGCTAGCCTATTGAGCTTGTTGACCGCTGGGAAACGAACGGCTGCCCCCCGGCATCAAACGCTACGCTCAACGATTGGTTGGAGTTATAACTTGTTATCTGGTAAGGAACGCCTTTTGCTAAGACGACTCAGTGTATTTGCAGGTGGATTTACGCTGGAGGCAGCCGAAGATGTGTGTATCTGTGAACCTGGAATGCCTGATCATGAAGATCGGATTATACGAGAAGACATGCTGGATCTGCTGTCTGGACTTGTTAACAAATCTCTCGTATCTACTGAAATCGGTGAAGATTATGGTATGATCCGGTATTTCATGCTCCAAGCCATTAAGGAATATGCAGGTGAGAAATTGCGGGAAGATTCCAACGAACGCAAACAATATGCGCTGTCTGAACGCCATGCTCAATTTTACATTCAATGCTTGGTACGTGAAGAACCGAAGTTCAGGACTCGTGACCGCGAAGCATGTATAGAAGCAGTGCGAAGAGACTACACCAATTTGCGCTCTGCCCTTCAGTGGTCTTATGCCAACCCTCAAGCTCATTCGTACGGGCTACATATGGTATCCAAGCTCTATTGGTTCTGGCTGCACGAAGGCAGGTTAACGGAAGGGCTGTTCTGGCTGGAACGTTTTCTAGACAGTAGCAACGATGTAAATCCCGCTCTGTTGAATGGTGCCAAGGCTCTGCATGGAAAAGCCGTCATTCAATTTATTCAGGGCAATATGGAAGGTGCCGTGAATGCGGCAACTCGAAGCGTAGAGCTCGCACGTCATCTGCAGGAGGAGTCTCTACTGGCTTCCTGTCTCCGGCTGTCTGCTTTTCTTCATATCAAGATGCAACATATAGAAGAAGCCGAAACGCTGGTGGAGCAAAGTATAGACATCGCTAGATCGGCAGAGGATTCATGGAATCTAGCCTCTTCATTACATGCATATGGAAGACTACGTTTAGAGCAACAGCATTACGACGAGGCGACTGTATTCCTGAAGGAAAGCGTTCAGCTCTTTGAATCCGTCCATGATCAGTGGGAAGTTTCTGGGCCATACGAGTGCCTAGGTTATGCTGCATTGAAGCTAGGAGATGTGGAGCTGTCGATTGCGTATTTCAAAAAAAGCATCGTCACCAGCCAGATTTACAGTGGCTCTTGGGTTCTTTCACGTGGGTTGGAAGGAATAGGCCTTGCGTTATATGCCAAGAATGCCCTCTTCGAAGCTACAGTTCTACTTGGAGCTGCGGCGAAAGGACGACAGAACTTTGATGCGGAGAACAAACCGAATTTTCCCGCAGAATATGAAGAGGCTATATTCGCTCTTCAGCACACAGTGTCTGATCTGGAATTCCGGGAATGGTGGACTAGAGGGAGAGACATGCCTCAGGCACAAGCTCTTGCTTATGCTTTGGAGATATAATTTAAATGGGATAGTCACCATCCGGATTCTACATATATTTTCACGAGAATGATGTTCAGCATATGCAATAAGCGGTGGGTTTCTTCACAATTGAAGAGATCCACCGCTTACTTTAAGGAGCTATAGAGACGCAAGTTTTTCAACGCCAAAAAAAGTCGCTATATAAGCAACTTTCATGATGGGTACCCGTATCAGTATAAATAGCTTCGTGCTGCAGCCTTACCCGTATTGATCTCTTTGCGAATCATACATAGCGTAACCGCTCTTTCCATTTTTCTTAATTCGGTACATCGCCTGATCTGCATACCTTAGAAGCTCAGCCGGTTCCTCACCATGCCGCGGATAGACGCTAATCCCAATACTGAGTGATAGATGAATAAAATTACTCGAGACTTCGATAGGAGCGATAAAAGCTGTTCCCAGCTTCTCACACACCACCTCTGCGTCGTGGTCATCGTTCAATTGGTTTAAGATGATACTGAATTCATCTCCACTTAGCCGAGCCACACTATCTGTACTTCGAATGTTTTCCTTCAGCCGTTTCGCAGTCTCAACGAGTACCTGGTCACCCACTTCATGTCCGTACGTGTCATTGATCTGCTTGAATCCATCGGTATCGACGAAGAGAACAGCCAATCTCCCCTCACTTCGCTCGGCATGGTTAATAGCCCAGATTAGACGTTCGTTGAAGGCACGGCGATTAGGCAATCCCGTAAGGGAGTCATGCATCGACAGATGTTTACTAATCTTTTCTGAAATTTTAACTTTGTTATATTCAACATCCAATTCCTTGATTAGGTTTTTCAGTTTGTATACCCGTGTGCTAGTGTTGGTCATGTCACTGATCTGAATCATGGCGTAATTACGACCATTTTCGTATAAGGGTTCAACATGCATGTTTTGTTTATAAAAGTGTTCATCTTCATTTTCTTTAGGCAGAATAAATGCCTTATGTAGAGCGCTTGAACAGAACCTGCTTTGCCCTTGGTATAGTGCATTTTGCAGTATATTCTGGTACATGTTCAATTTAAATCTTGGGCATACCTCAAGCAAATTCCGCCCAATCACCTCTTCTTTACTTTTACCAGTGAATCGTTCCAACCAGCCATTCCAGAGGATCACTTTTAATTGCCTGTCAATAATGAGGATGCCCATATTGATTTTGCCTAGAGCCTGTATTACGAGATTATCCATGGTCATCCTCCAATAATGCATTCATTTTGTCCAATAGGCTTGAGATAGAGTTCATGCTGAGCGCAATAAGTATGATCCCTTTCACATTGGTATCGGCAAGTAAGAATGACGTATGGAGAACCAGCACATATACTTCGTTCTGGAGCAGGATCTGTGGATCAGAGTGTGTCACATGCAGTAGCTCAATATCCGGCAATACGTATTCTAATTTCATTTCTAGAAAATTACCGAATTCTCCAATGATGGCATTAAGCAGAATATTACTAACTTCTTTGAGCACATCCAGATCCGTATCTAATAAGCGACATTCTTCCGGCTCAATTGTCTCGGTGAGTTCTCCAAGACACATATTCGCTAACACTTTGGCCTGCTCAGCAGGGAACATAAGGAATGCTTTTCCTTGAAAATCATATCCGAACTGCAAAGATGATCTGAACAGATGACCTTCGCTGAAAAAGAGTTTATACCGTCGATCTCCTGGATCAACGTCAGATATCGAAATGAGCTCCACTTCAGGTATGCTCAGTACAATGTGTTTGTCGACAATCTCGGATAGCATATTGGCCGCTTGTCCAACGTAAACGTTCACAAGTTCAGTCAGCATATCCTTCTGCAGTTCAGTCAGCATGATGTGCCACCTGAATCATTTGAATCAATGTATTTGCTTTTTCTACAGTTAACGGCTTATTCAAAAATCCAGAGATTCCGAGGTTCTCTACTTCTTCACGAGTCACCTTCTGAATATCTGCAGATAAAATAATAATTCTGACTTCACGGTCGATTTCACGAATCATACGAAGCATCTCTTGACCACTAAGGTTAGGCATGAGCAGATCCGTCGTTATAAAATCAGGCTTGAATTCCAGGTACTGTTGATAGCCTTCTTCTCCATTGTTCGCTGTCTGAATCTCGGATTCTGGAAAATGATCAGCAATTAGTTTACGCATCATTTTCTGTACAAAAATAGAGTCTTCCACAATTAATACTTTCATTCGTTCCTCAGTCTCCTCGATAAAATTTTAAGGGCGCAGGATGAGCAAGCGCTGTGGACAGTTCTGAGAAGGAGATTTGCGCATAGTGGCACCCCTTACAAGTGACTGACTGGTTATTCAAGCAAAACAATATAAATTATAGTAACTTTAATTAAATTGTCAACGATATTATAGAATAAAATATATCTAGTTCCGCATTAATTCGCACAAAATGAGTTGTGTCGTTCTGAGAAACAATGGTATTTTGCTTGTAGTTTATTGAATTTTACATGTTATTCATCGAATACGCACGTCAATACAGTGCATTAATAAAAAGTGCCACCTTAGCCTCTATACACAAGGTTCCACTTGTGCATTCAAGACTACGGTGGCACTTAGGTTATTTGAATAGACGTTGAGAAAATAAATAAAGGTCATTCCTCCATACCGGCCAATCATGTCCTCCGCTCTCTTCATACCAGATATGAGCCACTCCCTGCTGCTGCAAATACTGATGAACCCCTAAGCTAATATGGAGCAGATTGTCCTGATCGCCGCAGGAAAGCCACAACAGCATGAGAAGGGACGACACTTCGGCTGGATCTGGTACAAGCTGTTCTGGCGTTTTGGTGTTAGGTGCTGCAGAAAAGGCTCCGACCCAGGCGAAGAAATCCAGATTGCTAAGTCCGATGTTTAACGACTGCCCCCCGCCCATGGATAAGCCTGCGATAGCTCGATTATCTCTGTTGCTGTTCGTGGGATAGTGGGAGTCAATGTACGGGACGAGATCATGAATGAGGTCCAATTCGAAGCGTTCAAAAGCTTTTATCTTCTCCGAATCAAATATGTCTCCCTCCGCCCGATCATTCGGCATAGCACGACCGTTAGGCAATACAACAATCATCGGTACAAGCAGATTGTCAGCATAGAGATTGTCGAGAATAATTTGCGGAGCGCCATGGTTATACCACTCCGTTTCGTCTCCACCAATGCCATGCAACAGATATAGAACAGGATACACCTCTTCTGTTGAGAACTCGGGTGGGGTATATACCATTGCTTTACGCGTATTGCCTACTGTTGTAGAGTTATACTCTACTGTCTTGATTACGCCACGAGGTATGTTCTCTCGATATTGGTCAAATCCTGCTGGTGCTACAAAGTTCATCTCCATGACTCCCTTCAACTCAACGTATACTTTCACCCTTAGAGCTACATCTAGGCCACCTTTTGTTAATCGACATATCCGAAACCTAGAATGGTAAACCTCTTGTCTTCATAACCTTCCGCCATTTCAATCTCAATCTTGTGCTCACTGGCCTCATTTTCGTTAATTAGAAGCATCGCATGACAATGTGTCCAATTCACTTGGTGTGGATCGGCTTGTTTGATGTGTTCATCATCTACTCTGATATTGGCGGTACCGAATTCATCACTACTTGAATCCTTAAAGATCAAAATAAGACGTTTGCAATTTAAATGTAATGTAAAGCGATTCCGTTCTTGCGTGTTCTCCCTGATATACATCCAATTATGAGGGAACAAAGGCGTACCATAATCATGATCATGCATCTCAGCCATCTGTAGCTCTGTATCCGTATGCTGGAAAGCTCCAACTTCAATTCGCGCAATGGGCTCAATGTTCTTTCGATCCAACAATTTAACATTTACGAAATCGTTTCCAATTAAAGGTGTTCGATCGTCCCACTGTTCCACCTGATCGAGCGCGGAGTGATCCGTAACATTAAACAGATGAGAGAGTGCGTCAGCCATGATCCGGTGTCCCAAGTTTGTCGGATGATATATATCATGGAAATATTGTTTTTTGGTAATCACGTTGCCTTCGGCTGACGTCTTCTGGAATTGCTCTACAAGAGCATCTTTCATACTCACCATAGGCAGATCGTAATG
This genomic interval carries:
- a CDS encoding tetratricopeptide repeat protein; its protein translation is MEEGKLSKDWPHEWIKKIRSRPIRRGSAKRMRQIDLAKRVGVDPRTVQQWENGDRLPSVGNLKLIIQAFWEDGLFLEINPSQEAEQLWLAVKRFSEARSATGREFPDFDAAWFATLAVTEVMETNFTREVKTTSSASVSATIHLPRLTSHFVGRNQAKVDIMERLHIHSLVSIVGSGGIGKTSLAAEVASSLIDVYPDGVWMFEFGVIHESHDLGQLLLATLGIQNQASQTDLQAVMDRIADRKMLFIFDNCEHLIDAIAATAESLLSAAPELTILATSREPFNITGEWVYRIPPLSYPGDDRSLQELDEQELLAFEAVQLFLERARIAVPQFQPTLTALKRIGAICKKVEGIPLAIELAVARMNMLTLEQIEERLASLLSLLTAGKRTAAPRHQTLRSTIGWSYNLLSGKERLLLRRLSVFAGGFTLEAAEDVCICEPGMPDHEDRIIREDMLDLLSGLVNKSLVSTEIGEDYGMIRYFMLQAIKEYAGEKLREDSNERKQYALSERHAQFYIQCLVREEPKFRTRDREACIEAVRRDYTNLRSALQWSYANPQAHSYGLHMVSKLYWFWLHEGRLTEGLFWLERFLDSSNDVNPALLNGAKALHGKAVIQFIQGNMEGAVNAATRSVELARHLQEESLLASCLRLSAFLHIKMQHIEEAETLVEQSIDIARSAEDSWNLASSLHAYGRLRLEQQHYDEATVFLKESVQLFESVHDQWEVSGPYECLGYAALKLGDVELSIAYFKKSIVTSQIYSGSWVLSRGLEGIGLALYAKNALFEATVLLGAAAKGRQNFDAENKPNFPAEYEEAIFALQHTVSDLEFREWWTRGRDMPQAQALAYALEI
- a CDS encoding sensor domain-containing diguanylate cyclase, with amino-acid sequence MDNLVIQALGKINMGILIIDRQLKVILWNGWLERFTGKSKEEVIGRNLLEVCPRFKLNMYQNILQNALYQGQSRFCSSALHKAFILPKENEDEHFYKQNMHVEPLYENGRNYAMIQISDMTNTSTRVYKLKNLIKELDVEYNKVKISEKISKHLSMHDSLTGLPNRRAFNERLIWAINHAERSEGRLAVLFVDTDGFKQINDTYGHEVGDQVLVETAKRLKENIRSTDSVARLSGDEFSIILNQLNDDHDAEVVCEKLGTAFIAPIEVSSNFIHLSLSIGISVYPRHGEEPAELLRYADQAMYRIKKNGKSGYAMYDSQRDQYG
- a CDS encoding response regulator transcription factor produces the protein MKVLIVEDSIFVQKMMRKLIADHFPESEIQTANNGEEGYQQYLEFKPDFITTDLLMPNLSGQEMLRMIREIDREVRIIILSADIQKVTREEVENLGISGFLNKPLTVEKANTLIQMIQVAHHAD
- a CDS encoding alpha/beta hydrolase gives rise to the protein MNFVAPAGFDQYRENIPRGVIKTVEYNSTTVGNTRKAMVYTPPEFSTEEVYPVLYLLHGIGGDETEWYNHGAPQIILDNLYADNLLVPMIVVLPNGRAMPNDRAEGDIFDSEKIKAFERFELDLIHDLVPYIDSHYPTNSNRDNRAIAGLSMGGGQSLNIGLSNLDFFAWVGAFSAAPNTKTPEQLVPDPAEVSSLLMLLWLSCGDQDNLLHISLGVHQYLQQQGVAHIWYEESGGHDWPVWRNDLYLFSQRLFK
- a CDS encoding SGNH/GDSL hydrolase family protein, whose translation is MLDDERSVDDKREYSAPRDPEGVVQSANETQVDFESQAYRELIERSLLNKGNNVRLKRAIEKARKGEPTNIAYIGGSITQGAGAIPIHLQSYAYRSYEQFKNRYAPSDGSSINLIKAGVGGTPSELGIIRYDRDVLRDGQVQPDILIIEFAVNDADDETKGNCYESLVIKALAADNKPAVILLFSVFENDWNLQDRLAPIGWHYDLPMVSMKDALVEQFQKTSAEGNVITKKQYFHDIYHPTNLGHRIMADALSHLFNVTDHSALDQVEQWDDRTPLIGNDFVNVKLLDRKNIEPIARIEVGAFQHTDTELQMAEMHDHDYGTPLFPHNWMYIRENTQERNRFTLHLNCKRLILIFKDSSSDEFGTANIRVDDEHIKQADPHQVNWTHCHAMLLINENEASEHKIEIEMAEGYEDKRFTILGFGYVD